A section of the Thunnus albacares chromosome 6, fThuAlb1.1, whole genome shotgun sequence genome encodes:
- the st3gal4 gene encoding CMP-N-acetylneuraminate-beta-galactosamide-alpha-2,3-sialyltransferase 4, which yields MSQKATKTWCFRLIPVLVFLISFVTYYCCYVILQSNGGTSKSLNSSKSLCGGWLTQKKWESLDFNISRRTQLFLKLEDFFWQEHLSKLALPYGIKGSELQLLKVLAVAANYQVPAHIENLECRTCVVIGNGFAIKNSSLGSIINKYDVVIRLNDAPVKGYEEDVGNKTTMRFFYPESASYNPGLHNEPSTLMVLVPFKQQDLRWLKEILYDEKRIRKGFWKPPPQIWLGDVSKIRVLDPHFLHQTAERLLRIPLYPKNKENPVHPTTGILAVFVALNYCDVVHIAGFGYPTSKTQRQPIHYYGYETMKSMKNSYHDVNHEAEALKRLEDLGAILYLHPHS from the exons ATGTCCCAGAAGGCAACTAAAA CATGGTGCTTTAGGCTTATCCCAGTTCTCGTCTTCCTCATCTCCTTTGTCACATACTACTGTTGCTATGTCATACTTCAGAG CAACGGAGGCACCAGCAAGTCTCTTAACAGTAGCAAGTCGCTGTGTGGTGGCTGGCTTACTCAGAAGAAGTGGGAGAGCCTTGACTTTAA CATTAGCAGACGGACACAGCTCTTTCTGAAACTGGAGGATTTCTTCTGGCAAGAGCATCTGTCAAAGCTGGCATTACCTTATGGCATTAAGGGCAGTG AGCTGCAACTACTGAAAGTTCTCGCTGTAGCTGCAAATTATCAGGTCCCAGCCCATATTGAAAA CCTTGAATGCAGAACCTGTGTAGTCATAGGCAATGGCTTTGCCATCAAAAACAGCTCCTTGGGAAGCATTATCAACAAATATGACGTGGTCATTCG GTTGAATGACGCACCAGTGAAGGGCTATGAGGAGGATGTGGGGAACAAGACCACCATGAGGTTCTTCTACCCCGAGTCGGCCTCCTACAACCCCGGCCTGCACAACGAACCCAGTACACTCATGGTCCTGGTGCCTTTCAAACAGCAAGATCTACGGTGGCTCAAAGAGATCCTCTATGATGAGAAGAGG ATCAGGAAAGGCTTTTGGAAGCCCCCTCCCCAAATCTGGTTGGGTGATGTCAGTAAAATCAGAGTGCTGGACCCCCACTTTCTGcaccagacagcagagagactcTTACGGATCCCCCTGTACCCCAAAAATAAAGAG AATCCGGTACATCCTACCACGGGTATCCTTGCTGTGTTTGTTGCTCTCAACTACTGTGATGTGGTCCACATTGCTGGTTTTGGATATCCAACCTCAAAGACCCAAAGGCAGCCTATCCACTACTATGGATATGAAACCATGAAATCTATGAAG AATTCTTACCATGATGTCAATCATGAAGCTGAAGCCTTAAAAAGACTGGAGGATTTAGGTGCCATCTTGTACCTGCACCCCCATTCATGA